Genomic window (Candidatus Aegiribacteria sp.):
AGACTCATTGATTATTCTGATGATTTAGAGCTGTGATGATTGCGGTTGATGAAAACCCCTTCATCAGAGGAATTATTTCGACTCGGCCACCATGGGATTTGACGAAATCAGCACCGACTACTGAATCAATCGTATAATCTCCACCCTTTACTATAACATCAGGAACTATTTTCTTGATGAGTTTAAGCGGAGTATCTTCGTCAAAGGGTACGACAAAACTTACTGATCTCAATTCAAGCAGGAGCTGCAAACGGGCTTCAAGCGTGATAAACGGTCTGCTGGGTCCTTTGAGTCTGGATATTGAATCATCCGTATTCACTCCCAGAAAGAGAACATCTCCAAATGCGCGTGCCTTCCGAACAATATGTACATGTCCGGGGTGAATGATATCAAAACATCCATTGGTGAATACGATTCTGCAGCCATTCGCTCTGAGTTCAGCGCTCATAACAGCAGCATCATCCTCTGTTAATACTCTTTTATCGAGAATAGCGATCAACCTCCCTCAAAATGTCGTTCGGCTTCACCGCGTATACACCCGGTTCAGCACATGTCGCCGCAGCTGCGAAAATTGAAATCCGTACTCCATCATCCAGAGGCAATCCGGATGCCAGTGAAAGAGCCATAACTGCAATAACAGTATCTCCAGCTCCCGAGACATCGAATACATGCCTTGCCGCAACAGGTCTATAGAACGGATCACGGTCTTTTCGGCACAGGATACTTCCTTCCTCACCCAGAGTTACAAGGACGGCATCCGCGGACAGTCTGTTCAGAATCTCATTACCGGCATTACCGGCTTCTTCAACTGTGTTAACAACTCTACTTAGTGCGCGTGAAATTTCCAATCTATTGGGTTTGAAGAGAGTGCATCCGCTGAATTTAAAGAAATTGATGAATTTGGGATCTACTGCCACCGGGATTCCCCGGGATTTCGAGGCAGAGATTATTCGTGAAATAAGTTCAGGAACAAGAACTCCCTTGTTGTAATCCTCAAGTACTACTGCATCCATCTGTGAAACAGTTCCCTCAATTCTTGAGAGTATATCCTGCATGACAGATTCAGAAATCGGATCAGTAACCTCACTATCCAGTCTTATTACCTGATGCCCGCCGGATATTATCCTTGTTTTCAATGTTGTAGGACGTGCCGGATCTGAAACCACAGCGGATACATCCACTCCTTCATCAAGCAGTAACCGCTTCAGTATCTCACCCTCTTTATCCTCTCCTGTTACTCCGGCCATTACAGGAATACCACCCAGAGAACGAATGTTACGAGCTACATTCGCCGCGCCGCCCAGTACCCATCTCTCATGCTTTCTCTCCAGCGATACTATCGGTATAGGTGCTTCCGGAGATATTCTATCAACTTTGCCATCAAGATAATGGTCAAGAATCAGATCACCAGCGACAAGCACCCTTTTCCCCTGCATTCTTTTAAGTATGTTTTCTATATTGTTATCTGGTATCAAAAATTCCTCCATCCGGATCTGGTGCTCTGTCGCCTGTCCTCCGGCAAACCGACAAAAGGAGTAACCGTGAACCCAAAGATGATAAATCAGCCACCGAGAATCAACGCCAGCACGGCTGACACTGATGGAGTATACAGCAATGTTTTCTTTGTCGCAGCTTCACGGGCAGAATTCATACTGGATTTTGCCCGAATTGTTCCAGGAGTGAACAACGCGAAGCTCATGTCAAGAATTATCGTATCACCCCACAGGATGAAAGCTCTTGTAAAAACACTGGAATCTCAGATTAGCTCATATGAAAGCAAATTTGGAAAACTGGACTCCGGAAGCCAGACTTCATTCGGTTTCCAGAATCCGGCGATTGAAGAGGTCGAATCCGGAAGTAAATGAAAAATGCTCTTGCTGAATGAAATTGGTGAAATGAACAGAAATAAGTTGAATTATGTGGGTTAAAGGAAAGACCTATATATGGCAATGGGTACTTGCAATGTTTATTTCTGTCACTTTATGGATAATTTCCATGAATGATATACAATTTGAAATAATCGAGAAGCTTCCTGTCCCCGCTCCGGTACTGTCCGACGATTTCATCGTAATTGATTACGAAAGACAGGACTCAGTTTCAGTCGTTTTTGCCGGTAAGGGCATAGGTGTTCTTCGCGATCAGATTCTAAGAAAACCGGAAATACTTCACATTAATGTAGTAATTCCCAATCAGGAGCAGACTTATCCTTACAGTAGATCTCACGAACTTACTGAGAGTAATGTACGATTCAGTGGCGATCGCTATTCAAGTCTTTCAGCGATATCATTTAATCCTCCGTCGATTACTGTCACAATAGATCACAGAATTACACGATATCTCCCGGTTAAGATAAATGCAGCCGGACCTGTTCCGGAAAGATATCTATGGCCGGTTCTATCAAACACTATCGTACAGGTTACCGGAGCCAGATCTATCGTGAATCAACTTGACAGCTGCTATACAGGTCACGTCGGATCAGGAGGTGAACGTATAGAAACCGTAATTGAAAAACCGGATGGAATCAATAATATCAATCCTTCGTCCGTAATAGCCGGATTGATATATCCGGTTCCAGTAATCGAACAGATGCAATAGCTCATCATGTATTGACAGGTGTGAAACAAGATGGGTAGATTCAACATCACGTGTTTACATGTTCAGTCTTCTGAAGCAATTTTGACTGTAGCCGGAGGGATAGTCTATGAGATCAAAGATTCTTGTGAGAATTCTGATTGTACTGTTGGCAGTATTTCTGGTATTCAGAATTCATCAGAGAGTCGAAACGTACAGGATTCCAAGGGAATTCTGTCGTTCACAAATGAGTGTTCTTTCAATCGCCAACATCCATCATATGTATGTCTCCGAAGGGATTCCCGCTCCTGATCTTGACAGCCTTCTGAGCTTCGCGGAAGCAAACAATTTTTTCGATGCTTCAATTAATAATGACAGTATACTGGTTTCGTTTAACAACGACAGAATACGAAAGGTTCAAATTCCGCAGCAATGGAAAGACCTGTGGAATGAAAACGCCATATTGGATATGGAGAACTTTCTTGATTCATTAAACACTGCGCAGATAAATCTTGAACTTGTTATCAGCGAATATGAAGGTTCTCTCGGATTTTCACTGGATTCTCTGATTACGCTAAGAGATATTTACATTATTGACAACACACTTGCATTTGAAGAAGAGGGTGAACTGTCACCAGGGGAATTCTTTAATGATTCTATAGGTTTTGACCCGGAATTACTTAT
Coding sequences:
- the rfaE2 gene encoding D-glycero-beta-D-manno-heptose 1-phosphate adenylyltransferase; translated protein: MSAELRANGCRIVFTNGCFDIIHPGHVHIVRKARAFGDVLFLGVNTDDSISRLKGPSRPFITLEARLQLLLELRSVSFVVPFDEDTPLKLIKKIVPDVIVKGGDYTIDSVVGADFVKSHGGRVEIIPLMKGFSSTAIITALNHQNNQ
- a CDS encoding D-glycero-beta-D-manno-heptose-7-phosphate kinase — translated: MIPDNNIENILKRMQGKRVLVAGDLILDHYLDGKVDRISPEAPIPIVSLERKHERWVLGGAANVARNIRSLGGIPVMAGVTGEDKEGEILKRLLLDEGVDVSAVVSDPARPTTLKTRIISGGHQVIRLDSEVTDPISESVMQDILSRIEGTVSQMDAVVLEDYNKGVLVPELISRIISASKSRGIPVAVDPKFINFFKFSGCTLFKPNRLEISRALSRVVNTVEEAGNAGNEILNRLSADAVLVTLGEEGSILCRKDRDPFYRPVAARHVFDVSGAGDTVIAVMALSLASGLPLDDGVRISIFAAAATCAEPGVYAVKPNDILREVDRYSR
- a CDS encoding DUF3467 domain-containing protein translates to MNPKMINQPPRINASTADTDGVYSNVFFVAASRAEFILDFARIVPGVNNAKLMSRIIVSPHRMKALVKTLESQISSYESKFGKLDSGSQTSFGFQNPAIEEVESGSK